Part of the Novosphingobium sp. KA1 genome is shown below.
CGATCCGGCTGACCCTGTTCATCGCCGCCATCAGCGTGCCGCTCAACCTGGTCTTCGGCATCACCGCAAGCTGGGCGATCACCAAGTTCAGCTTCCCCGGCAAGAACCTGCTGCTGACACTGATCGACCTGCCGCTTTCGGTCTCGCCGGTGGTCTCGGGCCTGATCTTCGTGCTGCTGTTCGGCGCGCAGGGCCTGCTGGGGCCGTGGCTGGCGGAACACGGCCTCAAGATCATCTTCGCGGTGCCCGGCATCGTGCTGGCGACCGTGTTCATCACTTTCCCCTTTGTCGCCCGCGAACTGATCCCGCTGATGATGGAACAGGGCAAGGATGACGAGGAAGCCGCCGTCTCGCTCGGCGCCAGTGGCTGGCAGACCTTCTGGCACGTCACCCTGCCCAACATCCGCTGGGGCCTGCTCTACGGCGTGCTCCTGTGCAACGCGCGCGCCATGGGCGAATTCGGCGCGGTCTCGGTCGTCTCCGGGCATATCCGGGGCGAGACCAACACGATGCCGCTCCATGTCGAGATTCTCTACAACGAATACGATTTTGTCGGAGCTTTCGCGGTCGCCTCGCTCTTGGCCGCGCTCGCCCTCGTCACGCTCGTCCTCAAGACCGTGCTGGAATGGCGCTTCGATCTCCACTCGGGAGCAAGACATTGATCCGCGTTGAAAACATCACCAAGCGCTTTGGCGACTACGCCGCGCTCCACGGCATCGACCTCGAGATCCAGCCCGGCGAGTTCATCGCCCTGCTCGGCCCCTCGGGCTCGGGCAAGACCACGCTGCTGCGCATCATCGCGGGCCTCGAATTCCAGGATGAGGGCCATGTCTTCTTCGACGGCGAGGACGTCTCCGACATCCCGGTCGGCAAGCGCAACGTCGGCTTCGTGTTCCAGCAATATGCGCTCTTCAAACACATGACCGTGGCCGACAACGTCGCCTTCGGCCTCAATGTGCGCAAGGGCAGGCACCGCCCGTCGAAGTCCGAGATCAAGGCCCGCGCCGAGGAATTGCTGCGCATCGTCCAGCTCGAAGGGCTCGGTGGACGCTATCCCGGACAGCTTTCGGGCGGCCAGCGCCAGCGCGTGGCACTGGCCCGCGCACTCGCCATCGAACCGAGCCTGCTATTGCTCGATGAACCCTTCGGTGCCCTCGACGCCAAGGTCCGCAAGGATCTGCGCCGCTGGCTGCGCGATCTCCACAAGCAGATGGGCCTGACCTCGATCTTTGTCACCCACGACCAGGAAGAGGCGCTCGAACTCGCCGACCGGGTGGTGGTGATGGACCACGGCCGGATCGACCAGATCGGCACGCCGGAGGAAGTCTACATGAAGCCGGCAACCGCTTTCGTCTCGCATTTCGTAGGCGAAACCAACCGCTTTCCCGATGGCCGCCATGTGCGCCCACACGATCTCGATATCGTCACCGAAGGGGGAGAGGCGATCGCGGTCGACAACGTGTTCCGCAAGGGCGCGGTGTGGCGCGTGGAAGGGCGCCTCGCCGGCAATGACACGATCGTCGAACTCGACCTTTCGAGCGATCGCCAGCCTCCCGCCATCGGCGAAACGGTATTTATCGCCGCTCGCCGTTCGCTCACTTTCGCAAGCTGAGGAGCTTTCCGATGACCAGCAGTCCCCCTCCCGAACCGACCTCCGCCGCCCAGCGCCAGTTGGAGGACAACATCGCCACCGTGCGTGACGCGCTCGAGAACCTGCGATACGGCAATATCGCGCTGACCGTGCACGACGGCCGCGTGGTGCAGATCGACGTCACCGAGAAGAAACGCTTCCAGTAGGCCCCAGCCCTTTCCCCATGCCGCAAAAGAACGCCCTGATCATCCGCCATGTGCCGCACGAAGGTGTGGCCGGGTTTCGCCAGCCGATCGAGGATCACGGCTACCTGGTCGATCGCATCGATGTGACCGACCCGGCCTTTGCCTCGCTCGATCTGGCCGAGCCCGACCTGCTGATCATGATGGGCGGGCCCATGGGGGTCTACGAGCAGGAGGCGCATCCCTGGATTGCCTGCCAGATGCGCCGCCTTGCCCGCCGCCTCGAAGCGGACCGGCCGACGCTCGGCGTCTGCTTCGGCGCGCAGATGATCGCCGCGGCCATGGGTGCGGACGTCTATCCGGGCCCTTCCAAGGAAGTGGGCTTCCACCCCGTCCGCGTGCATGACCATATCGTGGACAGCCCGCTACGCCATATCGCCGGGGTCCCGGTGCTGCACTGGCACGGCGATACCTTCACCCTGCCGGGCAATGTCGAGTTGTTGGCATCCAGCCATGTCTACGACCATCAGGCCTTCCGGCGCGGCAGCAATATCCTCGCACTCCAGTTCCACGCCGAGATGGGCATGGACCCGCGCTTCGACGCCTGGATGGAGCAATGGCCCGAAGCCGTCGTCGAGGCGGGCGGCAGCGAAACCGCGCTGCGCGCCGCCCATGCCGAACACGGTCCCGTTGCCGTCGCTGCCGGACGGGCGATGATCGGCGAGTGGCTGAAAGGCCTGCGCTAACCCCGCACTTCCCGCGCGCTCCCCACACTCCTCCCCCCAACACCGCCATGACGATATGGCGGCAAGGGAACTTCGTTCTCAAGCATTTGGGTGCGATTGTCGCGGTCCGGCCCGAACCGAGAAGGCCGGTCAGGACGATCGAGGGAGGACTACATGTCGACTGTCATGCTGCGCTGCGCAGCATCAATGGGCGTGCTTGCCAGCACGCTGCTGACCAACCCGGCTCTGGCGCAGGATACGGCGAAGGCGCCCGCAGCCGCCGAACAATCACCGGTCGGCGAGATCGTCGTCACCGCGCAGCGCCGTTCCGAACGCTCGCTCGACGTGCCGATCACCATCACCACGCTGAGTGACAAGACGCTCGACGATGCCGGTGTGCGCCAGTTGTCCGACATGGCCAAGGTCGTGCCGGCGCTGCGCTTCGACAAGTCCGGCGTCTACACCCAGCCGACCATTCGCGGTGTCGGCACCGCCATCGCCACTTCGGGCGGCGGCCCCAACGTCGCCACGTATGTCGACGGCTTCTTCCTGCCAAGCGCCGCCGCCACCGACTTCCAGCTGCTCAAGGTACAGTCCGTACAGGTCCTCAAGGGGCCGCAAGGCACGCTGTTCGGGCGCAACACCACCGGCGGCGCGATCCTCGTCACCACGGCCGATCCCAGCGAGACGCCGGGCGGCGAGATGCGCGTTTCCTATGGCCGCTTCGACACCGTGGAAGCACAGGCCTATGCCACCGGCGCGCTCGCCAAGGGCGTCGCGCTCGACGTCGAGGGCCTCTACCGGCGCGGCGACGGCTTCCAGACCAACATCGTCGACGGCAACGACCAGATCGGCAAGTATAACCGCTGGTCGGTCCGCACCGGCCTGAAAGTAGAAATCTCGCCCGACGTCAGCGCAGTGCTGCGCTATACCCATTCGCAGAGCGACGATCCCTCCGCGCTGATGCACAATGCCTTCGTCGATGGCGACGGCACCCGCTGGGTCTATCAATACACGCCGACCGGCTATTACGCGACCAAGCCAAACGAAGTGGCGCTTCAGCCGGGCGACGGCATCGGCGCAAAAACCAACACCGATGTGGTCCAGGGCACGATCAAGGCCGACCTCGGATTCGCCAACCTCACCTCCTACACGCAGCTGCGCAACGAGCGGGTGAACAGCGTGCAGGATCTTGACGCTACCGCACTGCCGATCTTCACCATCGGCATCGGCTCCAACAGCAAGACCTTCACGCAGGAACTGCTGCTCAACTCCAAGGCCGGCTCGCGCCTGCAATGGACCACCGGCGTCTACTACTTCCGCAACCGCGATTCCTGGCCGACCGAGGCGAAGCTGGGCACCGCTCCCTTCGTCAAGAACGGCGAATCCGGCACGCTCTCGCAGGCGATCGCCGTATTCGGCGACGCGACCTACGAGATCACCCCGCAGCTCTTCGTCACCGCCGGCGCGCGCTATAGCCACGACTGGGTCGATCAGGCCTTCTTCGAACGCGCATTGACCGCCTCGGTCTACGAGGATGCGAACGGCAATGCCGTGCCCTTCCCCGCCGATGTGCCGCTCTACACCAGGTTCTACGTACCCAAGCTCACCAACGACCGGGTCACCCCGCGCTTCGTGATCCGCTTCAAGCCGGACGATTCCTCCAGCCTCTATGCCTCGTTCACCCAGGGCTACAAGGCGGGGCTGCTCAATGTCGGCGGCTATTCCTACCGGCAGGTGAAGCCGGAGACGATCAATGCCTATGAGCTGGGCTACAAGTACGCCCGGAACAGCATCACCGCCGAACTCTCGGGCTTCTATTACGACTACAAGAACCTGCAGGTCTCCAGCTTCCAGGCCGGGACCGCACGGATCACCAATGCCGCCAGTTCCGAGATCTACGGCATCGAAGGCCAGGTCAGCGCCCGCGTGACTTCGGATTTCACCGTCTCGGCCGGTGCGGCATGGACCCATGCGCGCTACAAGTCGTTCCCCAACGCGCCCTACTACCAGTTCGGCGATAGCGGCTTCCTGTTCGAGACCACCACCAACGCCAGCGGCTTCAAGATGCAGCGCACGCCGGAATTCACCGGCAACATCGCCGCCTCCTACGGCATCGACCTGGCGGAAGGCCGGCTCAACCTGTCGAGCAATCTCTACTACACGTCCTCGTTCTATTTCGGCATCGCCGAACAGTTCAGGCAGAAGGGCTATGCCCTGCTGGGCCTGCGCGCGGAATGGACCGACGCCAGCGAGAAATACTCGGTCGCCGTGTTCGGCGAGAACGTGACCGACCATCGCTACCGTTCAGCGGTCAACTACGCATCGCTCGGCATCGGCAGCGTCTGGGCAGCGCCCGCCACCTACGGCGTGACGCTCGGCGTCAAGTACTGAGACTGGCACGATAAGGCACGAGAGGGCGTACCATCCGCAGCGCCCCCTCGTGCCGATCAACACCTGACGTGCTGGACAGCTTGGAACAAGCCTGCCGCAGCCGCCCCTCCGTGCCGCACGGAAAACCGCCGTGGTAGCGGCCCATCATCGACACCCGCCGCCGCGGCATCCTGGTCCGCTGGATCGCCGTGCTGGTGCCGCAAGCGTCGCCGCCGGGCCGGGATGAGTCCACGCCGCATAGCGGCCCTCCCGTCCTGAAATATTTCAGCCTCATCCCTGCAATCTCATCTTGCGAATGAGAATGACTCTCATTAACAGCACGCCCTCAGGGAACTTCGAACACCACGAGGGGAATCATGTCCAAGAAGCCTTCGCCGGCGGCTGCGCGCCGCTCATTTCTGGCGCTTACCTGCCTTGCGCCCGCATTGGTGCCCGCGCTGGCCCACGCCGATACGGCGCCATCCGATAACGGGCAGGTGCTTGGCGGCGTGACCGTCAGCGATACCGCGATCGACACGCAGCCCGGCCGCACGCTGGAGTCCCCCAAGCGCACGCGCCCGGTCCGAGATACGCCGCAGACGATCACCGTGCTTGGCAAGGAAGTGATCGAACAGCAGAACCTGCTGACCCTGCGCGATGTCCTCTCGACCGTCCCGGGCATCACCTTCGGTGCCGGCGAAGGCGGCGGCGGTTATGGCGACAGCATCAATTTCCGCGGCTACAGCGCCAACAACGACATCACCGTCGACGGCGTGCGCGACAGCGCCCAGTACACCCGTTCCGACCCGTTCAACCTCGAACAGATCGAAGTGACCAACGGCGCGAACTCGGTAATGTCCGGCGCAGGCTCGGTGGGCGGCAACATCAATCTCGTCACCAAGCGCCCCAAGGCGGATGACGAGATGATTGTCACCGGCGGGGTTGGCACCGACAATTATTATCGCGCCACCGCCGACCTCAACAAGCGCGTCAACGACCTCGTCGCCGTCCGCCTCAATGCGATGTGGCACCGCAACGACGTGCCCGGCCGCGATGTCGAGGACTACAAGCGCTGGGGCCTCGCCCCCTCGGTCACCATCGGCATCGACGGCCCGACCCGCCTGACGCTCCAGTACCTCCACCAGGAGGACACCAATATTCCGCAGTACGGCCTGCCCTATTACCAGACCGCCACGAACGCCGGCATGGTGCCGGGCGTGCATCGCAGCGACTACTTCGGCTATCGCAACGTCGACAAACAGAAGATCAACGTCGACCAGCTGACCGCAACCTTCGAGCATGATTTCAGCGACGCGGTGTCGATCCGCAACCTGGCGCGCTGGCAGGACGTGACGCAGTTCTCGCGCGTCGATCCGCCCCAGGGCACCTATTGCCTGTCGAGCGGCGTCACGCCCGCGGGTGCCGCCTGCCCCGCCACGGTTCCGGCCGGTTACTACCTGCCCTCCGGCCCGCGCGGCAACACGCGTGACAGCGGCAACCAGCTGCTGTTCGATCAGGTCGACCTGACGGCGAAGTTCAACACCGGCGCGATCGAGCACACCGTCGACGTCGGCGCCGCCGCAACCTGGGAAAAGTACGACCTGTTCTCGGGCAGCTCGCTGCGCAATGCGGACGGCACCGCCTATTACACCGCCTACCCGCTGATGAATATCGACAACCCGAATGCCGTCATCACCGGCCCTGCGGGCTTCACCTATGGCAGCAACGTCTACACCGGCGCGCTGAACTTCATCCGCACGGCCCACCAGATGGGCGAGCAGACCAATGTCGCCGCCTACCTGTTCGACACGATGAAGCTGGGCAAGTTCGAACTGAACGCCGGCGCCCGCATCGAGCGCAACAGCGGCACCTATCGCAGCGACACGATCTCGGCGGTGCCCGCAACGCTGGGAGAAGTGACCCCGGGCACGCAGTTCAAGAACGCCGACACGCTGTTCTCCTACCGCGTCGGCCTTGTCTACAAGCCGGTCGAGACCGTCAGCCTCTATGCCGCCTACGGCAACTCGCGCACCCCGTCGAAGGCCTCGGTCAACGGCTCGTGCACGGCGGCAACCTGCAACATTTCCCCGGAAACCGCGACGAACTACGAGATCGGCGCCAAGGCCGAACTGTTCGACGGCGGACTGCTGCTCACCGCCTCGGCCTTCCGCAACGAGCGCGACAAGTACGCCGTCGCCTCGAACGACCCGACGGTAGTCGACCAGCAGCTTGACGGGCATTCGCGCGTTGACGGCATTGCCCTCGGGGCAACCGGCAAGATCACGCCGAACTGGTCGGTCACCGCCAACTACACCTACCTCAAGAGCAAGCTGGTGCAGTCGGTGTCGGACTTCTGCCTTGCCAATCCCGGCCAGGGCACCTGCACCAACACGGTGGCCGTTCCCAACCCCGGCGGCGGTTCGGACCTGACTCAGACGCCGAAGAACTCGGCCAGCCTGTTCACCACCTATCGCCTGCCATTCGGCCTGACGATCGGTTATAGCGCCACCTACCAGGGCTCGTTCGCGCTCAATACCCCCACGGCGACCTCGGCGGTCGTCTATCGCTCGGACGACTACCTGATCCACAACGCCTATCTCTCGTACGAGTTCACGCCGAACCTCTCGGCGCAGCTCAACGTCAAGAACATCGGCGACAAGCTCTACTTCCAGCGCGTCCGCAACAACGGCTGGGCGACCCCGGGCGATGCGCGTTCGGCGGTGCTGACCCTGACCGCGAAGATGTAACCTTCTCCCAACGGCCCGGCGGATGCCCTCTCCAGTGCGTCCGCCGGGTTTCTTTCGCGGCAATTCTTGACCGCGATCATTGTCAGGCCCTGATTATTGGGCAAGAGACGCTGCATGGTCATCGAAATTCCGGAACTGTTCCGCCCCGAAGAAGTGCGCGAACTGCGCGCCGCCCTCGAAACGGCGGACTGGGCGGACGGGCGCGCCACGGCCGGGCACCGCGCTGCCCGCGTCAAGGACAACGAACAGCTCCCGCTGGACCATCCGCTGGCCAGGGAACTGGCCGAGCGCGTGCAGACGCGTCTTTACCAGACCCCGCTGTTCATCGCCGCCGCCCTGCCCCAGCGTGTGCTGCAACCGCGCTTCTCGCGCTATGACGGACGCGGCCACTACGGCAATCACGTCGACAACGCGATTTTCCCGATCCCCGGCACCGGCGAGCATCTGCGCAGCGATGTCTCTAGCACCCTCTTCCTCAGCGATCCCGACGAATACGACGGCGGCGAACTGGTGATCGAAGACATGTTCGGCACCCACACGGTCAAGTTGCCGGCCGGCCACATGATCGTCTACCCCGGCAGCAGCCTGCACCGCGTCACCCCGGTCACGCGCGGCGTGCGCTTCGTCTCGTTCTTCTGGACCCAGAGCTTTGTCGCCTCCCCCGAACGACGGCGGCTGCTGCTCGAACTCGACGGCGCCATCCAGTCGGTGGCAACCGACCATCCCGAACATGGGTCCATCGATACGCTGACACAGGTCTACCACAACCTGCTGCGACAGTGGTCGGTGACCTGAAAACCCA
Proteins encoded:
- the cysW gene encoding sulfate ABC transporter permease subunit CysW translates to MTQRSVGTESRATQIVLILLALAFLAFFLLLPLIAVFSEALKQGIAPFLDAVSNPDALAAIRLTLFIAAISVPLNLVFGITASWAITKFSFPGKNLLLTLIDLPLSVSPVVSGLIFVLLFGAQGLLGPWLAEHGLKIIFAVPGIVLATVFITFPFVARELIPLMMEQGKDDEEAAVSLGASGWQTFWHVTLPNIRWGLLYGVLLCNARAMGEFGAVSVVSGHIRGETNTMPLHVEILYNEYDFVGAFAVASLLAALALVTLVLKTVLEWRFDLHSGARH
- a CDS encoding sulfate/molybdate ABC transporter ATP-binding protein; protein product: MIRVENITKRFGDYAALHGIDLEIQPGEFIALLGPSGSGKTTLLRIIAGLEFQDEGHVFFDGEDVSDIPVGKRNVGFVFQQYALFKHMTVADNVAFGLNVRKGRHRPSKSEIKARAEELLRIVQLEGLGGRYPGQLSGGQRQRVALARALAIEPSLLLLDEPFGALDAKVRKDLRRWLRDLHKQMGLTSIFVTHDQEEALELADRVVVMDHGRIDQIGTPEEVYMKPATAFVSHFVGETNRFPDGRHVRPHDLDIVTEGGEAIAVDNVFRKGAVWRVEGRLAGNDTIVELDLSSDRQPPAIGETVFIAARRSLTFAS
- a CDS encoding YezD family protein, which gives rise to MTSSPPPEPTSAAQRQLEDNIATVRDALENLRYGNIALTVHDGRVVQIDVTEKKRFQ
- a CDS encoding glutamine amidotransferase — its product is MPQKNALIIRHVPHEGVAGFRQPIEDHGYLVDRIDVTDPAFASLDLAEPDLLIMMGGPMGVYEQEAHPWIACQMRRLARRLEADRPTLGVCFGAQMIAAAMGADVYPGPSKEVGFHPVRVHDHIVDSPLRHIAGVPVLHWHGDTFTLPGNVELLASSHVYDHQAFRRGSNILALQFHAEMGMDPRFDAWMEQWPEAVVEAGGSETALRAAHAEHGPVAVAAGRAMIGEWLKGLR
- a CDS encoding TonB-dependent receptor, which translates into the protein MSTVMLRCAASMGVLASTLLTNPALAQDTAKAPAAAEQSPVGEIVVTAQRRSERSLDVPITITTLSDKTLDDAGVRQLSDMAKVVPALRFDKSGVYTQPTIRGVGTAIATSGGGPNVATYVDGFFLPSAAATDFQLLKVQSVQVLKGPQGTLFGRNTTGGAILVTTADPSETPGGEMRVSYGRFDTVEAQAYATGALAKGVALDVEGLYRRGDGFQTNIVDGNDQIGKYNRWSVRTGLKVEISPDVSAVLRYTHSQSDDPSALMHNAFVDGDGTRWVYQYTPTGYYATKPNEVALQPGDGIGAKTNTDVVQGTIKADLGFANLTSYTQLRNERVNSVQDLDATALPIFTIGIGSNSKTFTQELLLNSKAGSRLQWTTGVYYFRNRDSWPTEAKLGTAPFVKNGESGTLSQAIAVFGDATYEITPQLFVTAGARYSHDWVDQAFFERALTASVYEDANGNAVPFPADVPLYTRFYVPKLTNDRVTPRFVIRFKPDDSSSLYASFTQGYKAGLLNVGGYSYRQVKPETINAYELGYKYARNSITAELSGFYYDYKNLQVSSFQAGTARITNAASSEIYGIEGQVSARVTSDFTVSAGAAWTHARYKSFPNAPYYQFGDSGFLFETTTNASGFKMQRTPEFTGNIAASYGIDLAEGRLNLSSNLYYTSSFYFGIAEQFRQKGYALLGLRAEWTDASEKYSVAVFGENVTDHRYRSAVNYASLGIGSVWAAPATYGVTLGVKY
- a CDS encoding TonB-dependent siderophore receptor, producing the protein MSKKPSPAAARRSFLALTCLAPALVPALAHADTAPSDNGQVLGGVTVSDTAIDTQPGRTLESPKRTRPVRDTPQTITVLGKEVIEQQNLLTLRDVLSTVPGITFGAGEGGGGYGDSINFRGYSANNDITVDGVRDSAQYTRSDPFNLEQIEVTNGANSVMSGAGSVGGNINLVTKRPKADDEMIVTGGVGTDNYYRATADLNKRVNDLVAVRLNAMWHRNDVPGRDVEDYKRWGLAPSVTIGIDGPTRLTLQYLHQEDTNIPQYGLPYYQTATNAGMVPGVHRSDYFGYRNVDKQKINVDQLTATFEHDFSDAVSIRNLARWQDVTQFSRVDPPQGTYCLSSGVTPAGAACPATVPAGYYLPSGPRGNTRDSGNQLLFDQVDLTAKFNTGAIEHTVDVGAAATWEKYDLFSGSSLRNADGTAYYTAYPLMNIDNPNAVITGPAGFTYGSNVYTGALNFIRTAHQMGEQTNVAAYLFDTMKLGKFELNAGARIERNSGTYRSDTISAVPATLGEVTPGTQFKNADTLFSYRVGLVYKPVETVSLYAAYGNSRTPSKASVNGSCTAATCNISPETATNYEIGAKAELFDGGLLLTASAFRNERDKYAVASNDPTVVDQQLDGHSRVDGIALGATGKITPNWSVTANYTYLKSKLVQSVSDFCLANPGQGTCTNTVAVPNPGGGSDLTQTPKNSASLFTTYRLPFGLTIGYSATYQGSFALNTPTATSAVVYRSDDYLIHNAYLSYEFTPNLSAQLNVKNIGDKLYFQRVRNNGWATPGDARSAVLTLTAKM
- a CDS encoding Fe2+-dependent dioxygenase, with product MVIEIPELFRPEEVRELRAALETADWADGRATAGHRAARVKDNEQLPLDHPLARELAERVQTRLYQTPLFIAAALPQRVLQPRFSRYDGRGHYGNHVDNAIFPIPGTGEHLRSDVSSTLFLSDPDEYDGGELVIEDMFGTHTVKLPAGHMIVYPGSSLHRVTPVTRGVRFVSFFWTQSFVASPERRRLLLELDGAIQSVATDHPEHGSIDTLTQVYHNLLRQWSVT